The following proteins are encoded in a genomic region of Clarias gariepinus isolate MV-2021 ecotype Netherlands chromosome 12, CGAR_prim_01v2, whole genome shotgun sequence:
- the LOC128534195 gene encoding small lysine-rich protein 1: MPTGTKKSKSHSAKSGKKSVKKRPSKKRSASTTCTKSPVDILSPAARENVYYIAHNAVDCLDFRGFGWSEVTKKKGKGRKKSQKTKK, translated from the exons ATG CCTACAGGAACCAAAAAGTCAAAGTCCCATAGTGCTAAATCTGGAAAAAAGAGTGTCAAAAAACGGCCATCGAAGAAAAGATCAGCAAGCACTACATGCACAAAATCGCCAGTGGATATCCTGAGCCCAGCTGCCAGGGAAAACGTCTACTACATTGCCCACAATGCAGTGGACTGCCTGGATTTCAGAGGCTTTGGATGGTCTGAAGTCactaagaaaaaaggaaagggacgaaaaaaatcccaaaaaacaaaaaaatga
- the cd9b gene encoding CD9 molecule b isoform X1, which translates to MAALSSGEKSVKYLLFSFNFVIWLAGTFVLAIALWMRFDKSTSGLFQAQDSPSAFLTGVYILIVAGALMMVVGFLGCCGAIRESQFMLGLFFSFLLIIFAAEVAAGIWGLSNKDKIIDDVTQFYNQLYSKYQSTKQPALKETLRAIQFGLQCCGPSGTFFDGGADTCPKKEGLDVLVTTSCPSAIYELFNSKMHVIAGVGIGIGLIMIFGMIFSMMLCCAVRRTRDVV; encoded by the exons ATGGCAGCTTTATCAAGTGGAGAGaagtcggtcaaatatctcctattcagctttaattttgttatttgg CTTGCAGGTACATTCGTCCTGGCTATTGCACTCTGGATGCGTTTTGATAAGTCAACATCTGGCCTTTTTCAGGCGCAAGACTCCCCTTCAGCATTCCTCACAG GTGTTTACATTCTCATTGTGGCTGGGGCCCTTATGATGGTGGTCGGCTTCCTTGGATGCTGTGGAGCCATCAGAGAGTCCCAGTTTATGCTAGGATTG TTTTTTAGTTTCCTGCTCATCATCTTTGCAGCAGAAGTGGCGGCAGGAATCTGGGGGCTCTCCAATAAAGATAAG ATTATAGATGATGTAACTCAGTTCTACAATCAACTGTACAGCAAATACCAGTCGACCAAGCAGCCAGCACTCAAAGAAACTTTGAGAGCTATTCAGTTTGGT CTGCAATGCTGCGGTCCATCTGGAACTTTTTTTGATGGCGGTGCAGACACTTGCCCAAAGAAGGAGGGTCTTGATGTTCTTGTCACTACG AGCTGCCCATCTGCAATATATGAATTATTCAATTCTAAGATGCACGTTATTGCAGGTGTGGGCATTGGCATTGGACTGATTATG ATCTTTGGCATGATCTTCAGCATGATGCTGTGCTGTGCCGTCAGAAGGACTCGAGATGTCGTGTAA
- the cd9b gene encoding CD9 molecule b isoform X2, translating to MGAGDGLSCIKYLMFAFNFLFWLAGTFVLAIALWMRFDKSTSGLFQAQDSPSAFLTGVYILIVAGALMMVVGFLGCCGAIRESQFMLGLFFSFLLIIFAAEVAAGIWGLSNKDKIIDDVTQFYNQLYSKYQSTKQPALKETLRAIQFGLQCCGPSGTFFDGGADTCPKKEGLDVLVTTSCPSAIYELFNSKMHVIAGVGIGIGLIMIFGMIFSMMLCCAVRRTRDVV from the exons ATGGGAGCAGGAGATGGTCTTAGTTGCATCAAGTACTTGATGTTTGCTTTCAATTTCCTGTTTTGG CTTGCAGGTACATTCGTCCTGGCTATTGCACTCTGGATGCGTTTTGATAAGTCAACATCTGGCCTTTTTCAGGCGCAAGACTCCCCTTCAGCATTCCTCACAG GTGTTTACATTCTCATTGTGGCTGGGGCCCTTATGATGGTGGTCGGCTTCCTTGGATGCTGTGGAGCCATCAGAGAGTCCCAGTTTATGCTAGGATTG TTTTTTAGTTTCCTGCTCATCATCTTTGCAGCAGAAGTGGCGGCAGGAATCTGGGGGCTCTCCAATAAAGATAAG ATTATAGATGATGTAACTCAGTTCTACAATCAACTGTACAGCAAATACCAGTCGACCAAGCAGCCAGCACTCAAAGAAACTTTGAGAGCTATTCAGTTTGGT CTGCAATGCTGCGGTCCATCTGGAACTTTTTTTGATGGCGGTGCAGACACTTGCCCAAAGAAGGAGGGTCTTGATGTTCTTGTCACTACG AGCTGCCCATCTGCAATATATGAATTATTCAATTCTAAGATGCACGTTATTGCAGGTGTGGGCATTGGCATTGGACTGATTATG ATCTTTGGCATGATCTTCAGCATGATGCTGTGCTGTGCCGTCAGAAGGACTCGAGATGTCGTGTAA